A single genomic interval of Musa acuminata AAA Group cultivar baxijiao chromosome BXJ3-4, Cavendish_Baxijiao_AAA, whole genome shotgun sequence harbors:
- the LOC135635295 gene encoding uncharacterized protein LOC135635295: protein MEFFDANTHLPPRKRLLAELKRDSSDFDCLPPIPSVSGDFGAQLRDVISSPSSTPEEVIEVAKSVALATAEVATAARNAATEKAAAAAKAKAAAKSALLFLDSISRSRNLRKGCLSKHKVRKKQIPIELLYKTHLPAGSQEADEELARKLHLAMNSSPRLSNNNRKCIQNFGREVHCNGNGVCIEKSPVLHKDSVRMTNKYFIDKSKEKIEGCSEAEGEQEESDYCTEEQKCGSRIRVITEGRKVRIKQKKLPLNQYGLGDQAEVKKIVALCKPSIFH, encoded by the coding sequence ATGGAATTCTTCGATGCTAACACTCATTTGCCTCCTCGGAAGCGCCTGCTCGCTGAACTGAAGAGGGACAGTTCTGATTTTGATTGCCTGCCACCAATTCCTTCTGTTTCTGGGGATTTTGGTGCTCAGCTTCGCGATGTTATTAGCTCTCCGAGTTCAACTCCGGAAGAGGTTATTGAGGTCGCAAAGTCCGTTGCTTTGGCCACTGCCGAAGTTGCAACGGCAGCAAGAAACGCTGCAACCGAGAAAGCAGCCGCAGCTGCAAAGGCCAAAGCTGCTGCCAAGAGTGCACTGCTGTTTCTGGATTCGATTTCGAGGAGCAGGAATCTGAGAAAGGGTTGCTTGAGCAAACACAAAGTGAGGAAGAAACAGATTCCCATAGAGCTCTTGTATAAGACTCACCTTCCTGCGGGGAGCCAAGAAGCAGATGAAGAACTTGCCAGGAAATTGCATCTTGCAATGAATAGTTCACCTAGACTTTCAAATAATAACCGAAAGTGCATTCAAAACTTTGGGAGAGAAGTTCATTGTAATGGCAATGGTGTCTGCATAGAAAAGTCGCCTGTTTTGCACAAGGATAGTGTCAGGATGACTAATAAGTATTTTATAGATAAATCAAAAGAGAAGATCGAGGGTTGTTCCGAAGCTGAGGGGGAGCAAGAAGAATCCGATTACTGCACAGAGGAACAAAAGTGTGGGTCTAGGATTAGAGTGATAACCGAGGGTAGGAAAGtgagaattaagcaaaagaagTTGCCTTTGAATCAATATGGCCTCGGAGATCAAGCGGAGGTAAAAAAAATTGTCGCCCTCTGCAAACCATCAATCTTTCACTAG